The proteins below are encoded in one region of Rhododendron vialii isolate Sample 1 chromosome 7a, ASM3025357v1:
- the LOC131334885 gene encoding uncharacterized protein LOC131334885, translating into MEVFQRAITMKLSHDGLYLVAKDDQESVCLEREGSSKNAIWAVEFVNGKENKNYVRFKSCYDRYLTASNVLLRQGSSERKVLQTLQQDEPCIDWEPIRDDFISWRFQTPFGSFLRRNWGLPPLWNPVTHDIPRRMRIHKVLWDVEVLEAMPKSLFSYPLPLPLLLNVNGDSSSPLPLPSNVNGDSSASSDVNVPADSSPPTVAPSKFGKDEQQVAWPLPRPPISLIGHK; encoded by the coding sequence ATGGAAGTTTTTCAAAGAGCAATTACGATGAAATTAAGCCACGATGGCTTGTACCTCGTCGCAAAGGACGACCAAGAATCCGTGTGTCTAGAGCGCGAAGGCTCGTCGAAGAATGCGATTTGGGCTGTCGAATTCGTTaacggaaaggaaaataagaattACGTGCGCTTCAAAAGTTGTTATGATAGGTACCTCACGGCGTCGAACGTGTTGCTTCGCCAAGGGTCGAGCGAGAGGAAAGTGCTTCAAACCCTCCAACAAGATGAACCGTGCATTGATTGGGAGCCGATACGAGACGACTTCATCTCGTGGCGGTTCCAAACGCCGTTCGGTAGCTTTTTGCGGCGGAATTGGGGGTTACCGCCGTTGTGGAACCCTGTGACTCATGACATTCCTCGTCGAATGCGCATTCACAAGGTCTTGTGGGACGTTGAGGTGTTGGAGGCGATGCCGAAATCACTGTTCTCATATCCGTTGCCTTTGCCATTGCTGCTGAACGTGAACGGTGATTCATCGTCGCCTTTGCCATTGCCGTCGAACGTGAACGGTGACTCATCGGCGTCGTCGGACGTGAATGTTCCAGCGGATAGTTCACCACCGACCGTTGCACCTTCCAAATTTGGAAAGGATGAACAACAGGTTGCATGGCCTTTGCCTCGTCCTCCAATAAGTTTGATCGGACATAAATAG